Proteins from a genomic interval of Sandaracinaceae bacterium:
- a CDS encoding serine/threonine-protein kinase produces MEQLPANALVGERYRVVGPLGAGGMGVVYRARDEKLGRLVALKTLPKDRIGDSKARARLVREARSAAALEHPGIAQVFDVGETEDGGAFLVMELVRGESLRARMEDDALDRDALLECLGQVADALDHAHANGVVHRDIKPDNIMVREDGRAVLVDFGLAKDFGPAVADTVGPDTPTEDANLTKEGTLIGTLSYLAPEQARGRDVGPRSDQFALATSAYEALTGVLPWDGPNAAAILAQILIDDAPPPSSLESSLPIEVDQVFAKALSKDAADRFEDAASFVRALREAFDRSEAGDAPIDPLAMTPSVTPPETGSGLPWGWMAGGVLVLLAGALAGSLLWSDPPPPEPEGLPDDPTLACPVLEASGVEAPTGWLGAMAADLVCARLGWRLGGDPARTRGPAALAGLPIVAGDDFPEDPWGADDARATTLEAARQADAYVDGEVSRDEDGTMHVSLRVLRGGEALASGEGEGQALYAAVAQAIDALADGLPFREQLDPVIATWTGTESAAVMWLADELFDASLTGVGVEARCEALIARRAELGPIEGEIGRICTQWRVDGADALTPPSLDRSSPARLALTAPENADALSPEALREIAETLGAARRDETHPIARATLARGEIQLWELLDEMDRARDLLLTAVEDLPRDWWLRVHFVRAMLRTPGAVAATRALAAWHPGSPEAWRTLALPVLGDPERALPLLRRAYQSGGMLPLHGTLLADQLLREGRREEVRRMAARYATAGPMSRLAGEYLRARVEISEARFGRAYERLGEALSHDQLTFGRLINGDHDALVWLLELAALLEREHETADPLVRAWVLGDVHRLHTDQPHYELPAIALCMHATPELARPCLAKLRSLREGRTARAGRLDGAAAFLAGAERYVEEDWQGAVDAWRPMVRSRSPFLPAAPFREVGETEIARRLERSALRRGDFAGAHPVHALRAQRAADEGDAARARELAERVLRAWASADVEVPAVTRMRALLER; encoded by the coding sequence ATGGAGCAGCTCCCGGCCAACGCGCTCGTCGGAGAACGCTATCGCGTCGTCGGCCCCCTCGGGGCGGGCGGCATGGGCGTCGTCTACCGCGCGCGGGACGAGAAGCTCGGCCGGCTGGTGGCCCTCAAGACGCTGCCGAAGGATCGCATCGGGGACAGCAAGGCGCGGGCGCGCCTGGTGCGCGAGGCCCGCTCGGCCGCCGCGCTCGAGCATCCGGGCATCGCGCAGGTCTTCGACGTGGGCGAGACCGAAGACGGCGGCGCCTTCCTCGTGATGGAGCTGGTCCGGGGCGAGAGCCTGCGCGCCCGGATGGAGGACGACGCGCTCGATCGCGACGCGCTGCTCGAGTGTCTCGGCCAGGTCGCCGACGCGCTCGATCACGCGCACGCGAACGGCGTCGTGCACCGGGACATCAAGCCCGACAACATCATGGTCCGTGAGGACGGCCGCGCGGTCCTCGTCGACTTCGGGCTCGCGAAGGACTTCGGCCCCGCGGTCGCGGACACGGTGGGCCCGGACACGCCGACCGAGGACGCCAACCTGACCAAGGAGGGCACGCTCATCGGGACCCTCTCGTACCTCGCGCCCGAGCAGGCGCGGGGACGGGACGTGGGCCCACGGAGCGATCAGTTCGCCCTCGCGACCTCGGCCTACGAGGCGCTCACGGGCGTGCTGCCCTGGGACGGGCCGAACGCGGCCGCCATCCTCGCGCAGATCCTCATCGACGACGCGCCGCCCCCGAGCAGCCTCGAGTCCTCGCTCCCCATCGAGGTCGACCAGGTCTTCGCCAAGGCGCTCTCGAAGGACGCGGCCGATCGCTTCGAGGACGCGGCGAGCTTCGTGCGCGCGCTCCGCGAGGCCTTCGATCGGAGCGAGGCGGGAGACGCCCCGATCGATCCGCTCGCGATGACGCCCTCCGTCACGCCGCCCGAGACGGGCTCCGGCCTCCCCTGGGGCTGGATGGCGGGCGGCGTGCTGGTCTTGCTCGCGGGCGCGCTCGCCGGCTCGCTGCTCTGGTCCGATCCACCGCCGCCAGAGCCGGAGGGGCTGCCCGACGACCCGACCCTCGCGTGCCCCGTGCTCGAGGCGTCCGGGGTGGAGGCGCCCACGGGCTGGCTGGGCGCGATGGCGGCCGACCTCGTGTGCGCGCGCCTCGGCTGGCGGCTGGGCGGTGACCCGGCGCGCACCCGGGGACCGGCGGCGCTGGCGGGCCTGCCGATCGTGGCCGGCGACGACTTCCCCGAGGATCCGTGGGGGGCAGACGACGCGCGCGCGACGACCCTGGAGGCCGCGCGCCAGGCGGACGCGTACGTCGACGGCGAGGTCTCCCGGGACGAAGACGGAACCATGCACGTCTCGCTGCGGGTGCTCCGGGGCGGCGAGGCGCTCGCGTCCGGCGAGGGTGAGGGTCAGGCGCTCTACGCCGCCGTGGCGCAGGCGATCGACGCGCTCGCGGACGGGCTGCCGTTCCGGGAGCAGCTCGATCCAGTGATCGCGACCTGGACGGGCACGGAGAGCGCGGCGGTGATGTGGCTCGCGGACGAGCTCTTCGACGCGTCGCTGACCGGCGTGGGCGTGGAGGCGCGCTGCGAGGCGCTGATCGCGCGGCGCGCGGAGCTCGGGCCCATCGAGGGAGAGATCGGCCGCATCTGCACCCAGTGGCGCGTGGACGGGGCGGACGCGTTGACCCCTCCGTCGCTCGACCGCAGCAGCCCGGCGCGGCTCGCGCTGACCGCGCCCGAGAACGCCGACGCCCTGTCCCCGGAGGCGCTGCGCGAGATCGCCGAGACGCTCGGCGCCGCGCGCCGCGACGAGACGCACCCGATCGCGCGGGCCACGCTCGCCCGCGGCGAGATCCAGCTCTGGGAGCTGCTCGACGAGATGGACCGGGCGCGCGACCTCTTGCTCACCGCGGTGGAGGATCTCCCGCGGGACTGGTGGCTCCGCGTGCACTTCGTCCGGGCGATGCTGCGCACGCCGGGCGCCGTCGCCGCGACCCGCGCGCTCGCCGCCTGGCACCCCGGCTCGCCCGAGGCCTGGCGCACGCTCGCGCTGCCCGTGCTCGGCGATCCCGAGCGCGCCCTGCCCCTCCTCCGCCGGGCCTACCAGAGCGGCGGCATGCTCCCCCTGCACGGGACGCTGCTCGCGGATCAGCTCCTGCGCGAGGGGCGGCGCGAGGAGGTACGGCGCATGGCCGCGCGCTACGCGACGGCCGGGCCGATGAGCCGGCTGGCGGGCGAGTACCTGCGGGCGCGGGTGGAGATCAGCGAGGCCCGCTTCGGGCGCGCGTACGAGCGGCTGGGCGAGGCGCTCTCCCACGACCAGCTGACCTTCGGCCGGCTCATCAACGGCGACCACGACGCGCTCGTCTGGCTGCTGGAGCTGGCCGCGCTCCTCGAGCGCGAGCACGAGACCGCCGACCCGCTCGTGCGCGCGTGGGTGCTGGGCGACGTCCATCGCCTGCACACGGATCAGCCCCACTACGAGCTGCCCGCGATCGCGCTCTGCATGCACGCGACGCCGGAGCTGGCGCGCCCGTGTCTGGCGAAGCTCCGCTCCCTCCGCGAGGGGCGCACCGCGCGGGCCGGCCGCCTCGACGGCGCCGCGGCGTTCCTCGCGGGCGCGGAGCGCTACGTCGAAGAGGACTGGCAGGGGGCGGTCGACGCCTGGCGCCCGATGGTGCGCTCGCGATCGCCGTTCTTGCCCGCCGCGCCGTTCCGAGAGGTCGGCGAGACCGAGATCGCGCGCCGCCTCGAGCGCTCCGCGCTGCGCCGCGGCGACTTCG
- a CDS encoding CoA transferase: protein MTDEALPLAGLKVLDFSQNLPGPYATFLLSCWGADVVKVEPPKGDPGRFMEPFFSMVNRGKRSVVLDLRDAESRPHVEALVRWADVLVEGFRPGVMERLELDYPRAKALNPDLVYCSISAFGQDGPYRTHPGHDLNLQSLAGVSHLERDGKGEPGYSMLPIADLSSSLLAVSGICAARAKGGGAYLDVAMADGVLSWVNVWGLGVDLAGGAKKQLGSGLLVDAITRPLLEFLARAKLYAMPHYGVFRCADDRWISVGIVDEGHFWKALCEELDLGPMKKLPLAARIAAGPALKPVVARRLRGRACDEWLRRFEEIGVPASAVLSPEEAAGHPQVRARGLADARGWMKSPLPGAVHPDTPAPKRGEHTDAILAALTGEAAAPTL, encoded by the coding sequence ATGACCGACGAAGCGCTCCCGCTGGCCGGGCTGAAGGTCCTCGACTTCAGTCAGAACCTCCCCGGCCCCTACGCCACCTTTCTGCTCAGCTGCTGGGGCGCCGACGTGGTCAAGGTCGAGCCGCCGAAGGGCGATCCCGGCCGGTTCATGGAGCCGTTCTTCTCGATGGTGAACCGCGGCAAGCGGAGCGTGGTGCTCGACCTGCGCGACGCGGAGAGTCGCCCACACGTGGAGGCGCTCGTGCGGTGGGCCGACGTGCTCGTGGAGGGCTTCCGTCCGGGTGTGATGGAGCGCCTCGAGCTGGACTACCCGCGCGCGAAGGCCCTCAACCCCGACCTCGTGTACTGCTCGATCAGCGCCTTCGGCCAGGACGGCCCCTACCGCACGCACCCCGGGCACGATCTGAACCTGCAGTCGCTCGCCGGCGTCTCCCACCTCGAGCGCGACGGCAAGGGGGAGCCGGGCTACTCGATGCTCCCCATCGCCGACCTCAGCTCGTCGCTCCTCGCGGTGAGCGGCATCTGCGCCGCGCGGGCCAAGGGCGGCGGCGCCTACCTCGACGTCGCGATGGCCGACGGCGTGCTCTCCTGGGTGAACGTCTGGGGCCTCGGCGTCGACCTCGCCGGCGGCGCGAAGAAGCAGCTCGGGAGCGGCCTGCTCGTCGACGCGATCACCCGCCCGCTCCTCGAATTCCTCGCCCGCGCGAAGCTCTACGCGATGCCGCACTACGGCGTCTTCCGGTGCGCCGACGATCGCTGGATCAGCGTCGGCATCGTCGACGAGGGCCACTTCTGGAAGGCGCTCTGCGAGGAGCTCGACCTCGGGCCGATGAAGAAGCTCCCGCTCGCGGCGCGCATCGCGGCCGGGCCCGCGCTCAAGCCGGTCGTGGCGCGGCGGCTGCGCGGACGCGCGTGCGACGAGTGGCTGCGCCGCTTCGAGGAGATCGGCGTGCCGGCGAGCGCCGTGCTCAGCCCGGAGGAGGCGGCCGGACACCCGCAGGTCCGCGCCCGCGGGCTGGCGGACGCGCGCGGCTGGATGAAGTCGCCCCTGCCCGGCGCGGTGCACCCCGACACGCCGGCCCCGAAGCGCGGCGAGCACACCGACGCGATCCTCGCCGCCTTGACCGGGGAGGCCGCCGCGCCGACCCTTTGA
- a CDS encoding serine/threonine-protein kinase, with the protein MTPTRIDRYEIEGRLGQGGFGEVLRARHTVLGTRVALKLLAAQHSASPGMVERFLREAQMAAAIGNPHIVSVTDAGVTSDGQPFLAMELLDGEDLEQRIERGGPLHVHEAIDVVLQILEGLRAAHAAGIVHRDMKPANVFLVKGPDGRPFVKLLDFGISKVTEPGKVSSLTKTGVMLGTPAYMAPEQLQDTRSVDQRADLYAVAAILFEALTGRLPYDADSFADLMARVQGREPLRLDQAMPQAPRALVELIDRGLMPDPRARYRDAAEMADALRRAREAITPTVARAEPGTGPMGDWGAGASQPNPHAHSHALPHTRGAPPSMSGSNPGSVPGPTASVTAARSPSSGPLWLAGVAGGVVLVGACLVGGAIAYSFLDEDAPTPSTPVMPVPPTPPPIVAPTPPPIVTPPVAPAPPSQGGPQPVDPDAPLVATPIPEGAEPCDVPVVHDVACDRGWDRHLPETCEVRRGRELHVFGAYSPVNGTIRVDVSRTAAPLILVLNAYTATRWEIRAAEGVEIEEIIVSGMNQHSVTGAPAGTRITNRGPRGGGYPIMAWEWEGRSWSGEQAAQVAERNTRLPLRSWVGCYEASRFALGQLAP; encoded by the coding sequence ATGACCCCGACGCGGATCGACCGCTACGAGATCGAGGGCCGCCTGGGACAGGGCGGCTTCGGAGAGGTCCTGCGCGCGCGGCACACGGTGCTCGGCACACGCGTGGCGCTCAAGCTCCTCGCCGCCCAGCACAGCGCCTCGCCGGGCATGGTCGAGCGTTTTCTCCGCGAGGCGCAGATGGCGGCCGCCATCGGCAACCCGCACATCGTCTCCGTCACCGACGCGGGCGTGACGAGCGACGGCCAGCCCTTCCTCGCGATGGAGCTGCTCGACGGTGAGGACCTCGAGCAGCGGATCGAGCGGGGCGGGCCGCTCCACGTGCACGAGGCGATCGACGTCGTGCTCCAGATCCTCGAGGGGCTCCGCGCGGCGCACGCGGCCGGCATCGTGCATCGCGACATGAAGCCCGCGAACGTCTTCCTCGTGAAGGGCCCGGACGGCCGCCCCTTCGTGAAGCTGCTCGACTTCGGCATCAGCAAGGTGACCGAGCCGGGCAAGGTGTCTTCGCTGACCAAGACGGGCGTGATGCTGGGCACGCCTGCGTACATGGCGCCGGAGCAGCTACAGGACACGCGCTCGGTCGATCAGCGCGCGGACCTGTACGCGGTCGCGGCGATCCTGTTCGAGGCGCTCACCGGCCGGCTCCCCTACGACGCCGACTCCTTCGCGGACTTGATGGCGCGCGTGCAGGGACGTGAGCCGCTCCGCCTCGATCAGGCGATGCCCCAGGCGCCGCGGGCGCTCGTCGAGCTCATCGATCGGGGCCTGATGCCGGATCCGCGGGCGCGCTATCGGGACGCGGCCGAGATGGCGGACGCGCTCCGTCGGGCGCGTGAGGCGATCACCCCCACGGTCGCGCGGGCCGAGCCCGGGACCGGCCCGATGGGGGACTGGGGCGCGGGCGCGTCGCAGCCGAACCCGCACGCGCACTCTCACGCGCTGCCTCACACGCGCGGCGCGCCTCCGTCCATGTCGGGCTCGAATCCCGGCTCCGTCCCGGGACCGACGGCGTCGGTCACCGCCGCGCGATCGCCGTCGAGCGGTCCGCTGTGGCTGGCCGGCGTGGCGGGCGGCGTCGTGCTCGTCGGCGCGTGCCTCGTCGGCGGCGCGATCGCCTACAGCTTCCTCGACGAGGACGCGCCCACGCCCTCGACGCCGGTGATGCCCGTGCCGCCGACGCCGCCTCCGATCGTCGCGCCGACGCCGCCTCCGATCGTCACACCACCCGTCGCGCCCGCCCCCCCATCGCAGGGCGGACCGCAGCCCGTCGATCCCGACGCGCCGCTCGTGGCCACGCCGATCCCCGAGGGCGCCGAGCCTTGCGACGTGCCGGTCGTGCACGACGTCGCCTGCGACCGCGGCTGGGACCGCCACCTCCCCGAGACGTGCGAGGTGCGCCGCGGCCGTGAGCTGCACGTGTTCGGCGCCTACTCGCCCGTCAACGGGACCATTCGCGTGGACGTCTCCCGGACCGCGGCGCCCCTGATCCTCGTGCTCAACGCCTACACCGCGACGCGGTGGGAGATCCGCGCGGCGGAGGGCGTGGAGATCGAGGAGATCATCGTCAGCGGCATGAACCAGCACAGCGTGACCGGCGCCCCGGCTGGCACCCGCATCACCAACCGCGGCCCGCGCGGCGGCGGCTATCCGATCATGGCGTGGGAGTGGGAGGGCCGGAGCTGGTCCGGCGAGCAGGCGGCGCAGGTGGCCGAGCGAAACACGCGCCTCCCGCTGCGCAGCTGGGTCGGTTGCTACGAGGCGAGCCGGTTCGCGCTGGGACAGCTGGCGCCGTAG
- a CDS encoding GNAT family N-acetyltransferase, with translation MSDSKLEPKIVFRAIGPEHRELIEEGFARLSPDARYLRFFGAKHRLTPGELRYLSEPDGDDHFALGAAWLHPSGMLEGLGVARYVRSPDDPKLAHVAVTVLDEAQGRGLGVGLLRRVAWVANLRGVARLRFMVLPENVAMRTLLASRRVPLQLEERTLIATCPVRTVARFRSRHDPRRAWIGDQRA, from the coding sequence ATGTCGGACTCGAAGCTGGAGCCGAAGATTGTCTTTCGCGCGATCGGACCCGAGCACCGCGAGCTCATCGAGGAGGGGTTCGCGCGCCTGTCTCCCGACGCGAGATACCTGCGCTTCTTCGGGGCGAAGCACCGCCTGACGCCGGGGGAGCTGCGCTACCTGAGCGAGCCGGACGGCGACGACCACTTCGCGCTGGGCGCCGCGTGGCTCCACCCTTCGGGCATGCTCGAGGGGCTCGGCGTCGCGCGCTACGTGCGCAGCCCGGACGACCCGAAGCTCGCCCACGTCGCCGTCACCGTGCTGGACGAGGCCCAGGGCCGCGGCCTCGGCGTGGGCCTGCTCCGGCGGGTCGCCTGGGTGGCCAACCTGCGCGGCGTGGCGCGCCTTCGCTTCATGGTGCTCCCCGAGAACGTGGCGATGCGGACGCTGCTCGCGTCGCGGCGGGTGCCGCTGCAGCTCGAGGAGCGCACGCTGATCGCCACCTGCCCGGTGCGGACCGTGGCGCGGTTCCGCTCGCGTCACGACCCGCGGCGCGCGTGGATCGGCGACCAGCGCGCTTGA
- a CDS encoding SMP-30/gluconolactonase/LRE family protein, whose product MIAYALVSALVACDGPCDPSAPGVICALAGTGEFGFNRDGHPPEETDFYLLSAVRRGPEGRIYLMDFNNQRVRRIDDEGLVRTVIGNGFHALADPTVPAIDSPLENPVDFAFAPDGALVFTSYHDPRVMRLEADGTLSVLAGTGEIGLRGVEGDFEDALLAQFNQLDGIAIDDAGAIYVSDSLTHRVRVIRDGVVYPVAGTGERAFSGDGGPATAAALHWPTAIELDADGALYIADSLNHAIRRVAPDGTITTVAGTGTPGFSGDGGPATEAQLNQPNGLAIDPDGVLYVADRESFRIRRIGTDGVIETIAGTGERGWSGDGGPALDARFGHVARIALDGDHLLVADQSNACARRIRLP is encoded by the coding sequence ATGATCGCGTACGCGCTCGTGAGCGCCCTCGTGGCGTGCGACGGGCCGTGCGACCCGAGCGCGCCCGGAGTGATCTGCGCCCTCGCGGGCACCGGTGAGTTCGGGTTCAACCGCGACGGCCACCCCCCGGAGGAGACCGACTTCTACCTGCTCTCGGCGGTGCGACGGGGACCTGAGGGCCGCATCTACCTCATGGACTTCAACAACCAGCGAGTGCGTCGCATCGACGACGAAGGGCTGGTGCGAACCGTCATCGGCAACGGGTTTCACGCCCTCGCCGACCCGACGGTGCCGGCGATCGACTCGCCCCTCGAGAACCCCGTCGACTTCGCGTTCGCGCCCGACGGCGCCCTCGTGTTCACCTCCTATCACGACCCGCGCGTCATGCGTCTGGAGGCGGACGGAACGCTGAGCGTCCTCGCGGGCACGGGCGAGATCGGGCTCCGGGGAGTCGAGGGCGACTTCGAGGACGCGCTCTTGGCGCAGTTCAACCAGCTCGACGGCATCGCGATCGACGACGCCGGCGCCATCTACGTCTCGGACAGCCTCACCCACCGCGTTCGGGTCATCCGCGACGGCGTCGTGTACCCCGTCGCGGGGACTGGCGAGCGGGCCTTCTCGGGCGACGGGGGGCCCGCCACCGCGGCCGCGCTCCACTGGCCGACGGCCATCGAGCTCGACGCCGACGGCGCGCTCTACATCGCAGACAGCCTCAACCACGCCATCCGGCGCGTGGCCCCCGACGGGACGATCACCACGGTCGCGGGGACCGGAACGCCGGGCTTCTCGGGCGACGGGGGGCCGGCGACCGAGGCGCAGCTGAACCAGCCGAACGGCCTCGCGATCGACCCCGACGGCGTCCTCTACGTCGCGGACCGCGAGAGCTTCCGCATCCGTCGGATCGGCACCGACGGGGTGATCGAGACCATCGCGGGCACCGGAGAGCGCGGGTGGTCCGGAGACGGCGGCCCCGCGCTCGACGCTCGCTTCGGCCATGTCGCGCGCATCGCGCTCGATGGCGACCACCTCCTGGTCGCCGATCAGTCCAACGCGTGCGCGCGTCGAATCAGGCTGCCCTGA
- a CDS encoding cytochrome P460 family protein, translating into MRHAHRLCAAGLALVAAGLLGGCPMEPPPPPPPDPILPIDYADTYTEVRGCRQSGDHDLHVIRVLADPDALGPYENRMDPFPVGSIVVKEEYDFGDADCSGEVVRWTVMQRLEDGSAPLDLDWYWQGIDADFVVDEDNPARCAQCHQGCGDPPVGYLGTCTEP; encoded by the coding sequence ATGAGGCACGCGCACAGACTCTGCGCGGCGGGGCTCGCGCTGGTGGCGGCGGGGCTGCTCGGGGGGTGTCCGATGGAGCCGCCCCCGCCTCCGCCCCCCGACCCCATCCTGCCGATCGACTACGCGGACACCTACACGGAGGTGCGCGGCTGCCGGCAGAGCGGCGATCACGATCTCCACGTGATCCGCGTACTCGCCGACCCCGACGCGCTCGGTCCCTACGAGAACCGCATGGACCCCTTCCCGGTCGGCTCCATCGTCGTCAAGGAGGAGTACGACTTCGGCGACGCGGACTGCAGCGGCGAGGTCGTCCGGTGGACGGTGATGCAGCGCCTCGAGGACGGCAGCGCGCCGCTCGACCTCGACTGGTACTGGCAGGGCATCGACGCCGACTTCGTGGTCGACGAGGACAACCCCGCTCGCTGCGCGCAGTGCCACCAGGGCTGCGGCGACCCTCCGGTCGGCTACCTCGGAACGTGCACCGAGCCGTGA